A single genomic interval of Helianthus annuus cultivar XRQ/B chromosome 13, HanXRQr2.0-SUNRISE, whole genome shotgun sequence harbors:
- the LOC110898472 gene encoding probably inactive leucine-rich repeat receptor-like protein kinase At3g28040 has translation MTHKCVGGGNLTTPACFEQERLALLKFKHSITYDNRMLSSWGVGNDCCRWERVGCDDATGRVISLHLGSSFVVEDYIYWRYDDYEPGSFIEDDYELVGDEVNSCLTELVHLKHLDLSGNYFQGSQIPEFIGSFKQLRYLDLSNVGFTGNIPHQIGNLSNLKVLNLHSVPTSIDKLRIDDISWIFGLSKLEYLDLTGVDLSRTQNVDSLLYTFPSLLKLSLSRCGVSIAHLGSHHLNSSRELANIKHLDLSYNDFKGQLPGFFLNMTSLAFLDLSSNDLSMAWFFKNLLNMIPSSVSELQLSYCGIQNINLSPTNLNFTTLSNIQHLDLSRNELQGRFPSALTNMSSLISLDLSSNQLNSSIPVMPNNLLKLDISWNKFRQIEDVGIWRHCNLQELIVSYNALEGQLISPSTNVSKCSQNALEILDLHQNTLNGSIPESIGRLTNLRVLDLSQNAMTGPIPVSVGRLTSLRVLSVLSNLLCGTIPNSIGQLMKLNFLDISNNSLQGVVSENHFANLSMLKYLDANSNDKLIFNISRGWMPPFQLKVARLGSCKIEGGFPQWFRAQRKLQELVLSNASIYGALPTWLRLLPMIRILDLSHNKLTGPLTNLPSLNEVDWENSQVPMEYVLECDATEFK, from the exons ATGACTCATAAATGTGTGGGTGGTGGAAATCTCACAACACCTGCTTGTTTTGAACAAGAGAGACTAGCTCTTCTCAAGTTCAAACACAGCATCACATATGACAATAGAATGCTTTCATCATGGGGTGTTGGTAACGACTGCTGTAGGTGGGAAAGAGTCGGCTGTGACGATGCCACTGGAAGGGTTATTAGCCTTCATCTCGGTAGTAGTTTCGTGGTAGAAGACTATATCTATTGGCGTTATGATGATTACGAACCAGGTTCTTTTATTGAGGACGACTACGAGTTAGTTGGTGATGAGGTGAATTCTTGTTTAACTGAGTTGGTGCATCTAAAGCATCTAGACTTGAGTGGGAATTATTTTCAAGGAAGCCAAATTCCAGAGTTCATCGGATCCTTTAAACAACTAAGGTATCTCGATCTCTCTAATGTTGGTTTCACCGGTAACATCCCCCATCAAATTGGAAACCTTTCTAATTTAAAGGTTCTTAATCTCCATTCAGTTCCAACTTCCATAGATAAGTTGAGAATAGATGATATTTCATGGATTTTTGGTCTTTCAAAACTCGAATATCTTGACTTAACTGGAGTCGATCTTAGTAGAACACAAAACGTTGATAGCTTACTCTACACATTTCCTTCATTATTGAAACTAAGTTTGTCCAGGTGTGGAGTTTCTATAGCTCATCTTGGGTCTCATCATCTTAATTCCAGTAGAGAACTTGCCAACATCAAACACCTGGATCTTAGTTATAATGATTTCAAAGGTCAACTCCCTGGCTTTTTTCTGAACATGACATCCCTAGCGTTCCTTGATCTTTCATCGAATGATCTTAGTATGGCATGGTTCTTTAAAAACTTGCTAAACATGATACCTTCTTCTGTATCAGAGTTGCAGTTGTCATATTGTGGGATCCAGAATATCAATCTTTCTCCCACCAATCTTAATTTCACTACACTTTCTAACATCCAACACCTCGATCTTAGCCGGAATGAACTTCAAGGCAGATTTCCATCTGCTTTAACAAACATGAGTTCTCTGATATCTCTTGACCTTTCAAGTAACCAACTGAATTCATCAATCCCTGTCATGCCTAATAACCTTCTTAAGCTTGATATTTCTTGGAATAAGTTTAGGCAGATTGAGGATGTTGGAATTTGGAGGCACTGTAACCTCCAAGAGTTAATTGTTTCATACAATGCTCTTGAAGGACAATTGATTAGCCCATCAACTAATGTGTCCAAGTGCTCTCAAAATGCATTGGAGATTTTGGATTTACATCAGAATACATTAAACGGTTCAATTCCAGAATCCATAGGAAGATTGACCAATTTAAGAGTCTTAGATCTATCTCAAAATGCAATGACAGGTCCAATCCCAGTATCTGTAGGAAGACTTACTTCATTAAGAGTGCTTTCAGTGCTTTCAAATTTGTTATGTGGGACCATTCCGAATTCAATTGGGCAACTCATGAAACTCAATTTTTTAGACATCTCTAACAATTCTTTACAAGGAGTTGTTTCAGAAAACCATTTTGCTAACCTCTCAATGTTGAAGTACTTGGATGCAAATTCTAATGATAAATTGATTTTCAATATTTCACGTGGGTGGATGCCTCCATTCCAGTTGAAAGTCGCTCGACTCGGTTCTTGCAAGATAGAAGGCGGATTTCCACAATGGTTTCGAGCTCAAAGGAAGCTTCAGGAATTAGTGTTGTCCAATGCTAGCATTTATGGAGCTCTTCCCACATGGTTGCGCCTCCTACCCATGATACGTATATTAGATCTTTCTCACAATAAACTCACAGGTCCTTTGACGAACCTTCCTTCTCTAAATGAG GTTGATTGGGAAAATTCCCAAGTGCCTATGGAATATGTCCTTGAGTGTGATGCTACTGAGTTCAAATAG